The Triticum aestivum cultivar Chinese Spring chromosome 3A, IWGSC CS RefSeq v2.1, whole genome shotgun sequence genome includes a region encoding these proteins:
- the LOC123058299 gene encoding uncharacterized protein — MQAPSPTCVECARARNLNSWSSYAALCLPLMLAPEQEGSVHELPLLQCRPERPRSHAILGTAPASATAEASASTARTCKDPVAGDQDQRQGNRCRTWPRPHLRAVPSSEFLVARNQRPDPRTTHIRRARWSLSLYRASASTPMSPLLCLHTRRRPGAKPSACVDRVPTISSFDPPRPAQHRRQGPAPWRDLSRPLQPSVRYWACP; from the exons ATGCAAGCGCCGAGCCCCACCTGTGTAGAGTGTGCCCGAGCGAGGAACCTGAACTCTTGGAGCTCCTACGCCGCCCTCTGCCTTCCTCTCATGCTCGCACCCGAGCAGGAGGGCTCTGTCCATGAGCTCCCACTGCTCCAGTGTAGGCCCGAGCGACCTCGCTCCCATGCCATCTTAGGCACCGCCCCGGCGAGCGCCACCGCCGAAGCTTCTGCGTCCACCGCCCGCACCTGCAAGGACCCCGTCGCCGGCGACCAAGACCAGCGCCAAG GGAACCGCTGCCGCACATGGCCTCGCCCTCATCTTCGAGCAGTGCCATCGTCGGAGTTCCTCGTCGCCAGGAACCAGCGCCCCGACCCTCGTACTACCCATATCCGCCGCGCCCGCTGGTCCCTGTCCTTGTATCGCGCCTCTGCTTCCACCCCTATGTCGCCGTTGCTCTGCCTCCATACGAGGAGACGACCAGGAGCCAAGCCCAGCGCCTGCGTTGACCGCGTCCCCACCATCTCCTCGTTCGATCCACCAAGGCCGGCCCAGCACaggcgccaaggcccagctccctgGAGAGATTTGAGCAGACCCCTCCAGCCTTCTGTGCGCTATTGGGCTTGTCCCTGA